Within the Opitutaceae bacterium TAV5 genome, the region TGGGAAATTTCCGTCCGCGATTTCGGCGTCCGCATCAGCGGAGCCTCGCACCACATCTACCGCAACCTCGTCGCCACCGGCTCGCGCAACGACGGCTTCAACCTTCACGGCGACTGCGCCGGACTCCTTTTCGAAAACATCACCGGCGCGCAGAACCTCGACGAAGGCTTCTCCGCACACGAAACCGCCAGCGCCGAAATCCGCGGCGCCCGGTTTTACGAAAACGACAACGGCCTTCTTAACATCCAGCAAAGCCGGCTCGTTCTCACCGATGCCGACATTCACGACAACCTTGGACTCGGCCTCGGCTTCAACGCCGAGACCACGGTCGAAGCCCGCAACGTCCGTGTCTGGGGCAACGGCATGCTTCAGTTCCTTCTTTCCGGCACGGTCAGCGCCTCCTTCGAAAACACCACCATTTACCGGAATCCACACTCCACCCGTCCCTGGATCACCTACCAGGAAACCGCCAGCCGCCCCTCTCCCGGCACCCACGCGGTCGCCCGCACCATCCAGTGGACCGGCGCCAAACCCCGCTTCTCGCAAGCCGACGCTCCATGAGCGCCCCATGCCCGCCCGCCTGCCCCCATTCTTAATTCTTAACTTTTGATTCTTGATTTCCATGAAGCACCGTTACGCCGCCGTCGGCACCGGGGGACGCATCCCGATGTTCATCGATCCCATCGCCGACACTTACCGCGACACGTCCGAACTTGTCGGCCTCTGCGACACCTCTGCCACGCGTCGCCGCTATCACCGCGACCGTCTTTCCCGCGACTATGGCATCGCGCCCGTTCCTGATTACGATGCAGCCGACTTCGATCGCATGCTCGCCGAACAAAAACCCGGCACCGTCATCGTCTGCACACCCGACTACACGCACCACGACTACATCGTCCGCGCGCTCGATTCCGGTTGCGACGTCATCTCCGAAAAACCGCTCACCACCACGGCGGAAAACTTCGCCGCCATCGACGCCGCCATTCGCCGCAATCCCGGCCGCCGCCTCCGCACGGCCTTCAACTACCGCTGGGCGCCCGGCGCCACCCGCGTGCGCCAGCTCGTCGCCTCCGGCGCCATCGGCACGGTCAAACACGTGGATTTTGAATACATGCTCAACACTGCCCACGGCGCCGATTACTTCCGCCGCTGGCACAGCTACAAAAAATACTCCGGCGGCCTGCTCGTTCACAAATCCACCCATCACTTCGACCTCATCAACTGGTGGATCGACGCCATTCCGGAAACCGTTTTTGCGATGGGCGGCCTCGTTTTTTACGGCAAACAGAACGCCCTCGCCCGCGGCCAGGAACACCTCACCCGCTATCCCCGCTACACCGGGCATCCGGAGTCGGAAGGCGACCCCTTCCGCATGAACCTCGAAGGCGATCCCACGCTCAACGCCCTCTACCGCCAAGCCGAGGCCGACAGCGGCTACATCCGCGACGAGAACGTCTTTCGCGACGGCATCGACATCGAGGACAGCATGAGCCTCACGCTCCGCTACCGCACCGGCGTCATGGCCTCGTATTCACTCAACGCCTACTGTCCCTGCGAAGGTTTCCGCGTCTCCATCAGCGGCGACGCCGGTCGCCTCGACTACACCGAGCAGCACGCCGCGCACATCATCACCGGCGACCGCGAGATCAAACACGACCCCCGCGCCGCCCGCGGTTCCACGCTCTGCATCCAGAAACTTTTCGGCGACCCCGAAGAGATTCCGGTCATCATGCCCGAAGGCGGCCACGGCGGCGCCGATCCGCTCATTCAGGAGCAGATGTTCTCCAGCACGCCGCCCCCCGATCCCGATCACCGCAATGCGGGCCACGAACAGGGTGCGGCCTCGCTTCTCGTCGGAGCCGCCGCCAACCGCTCCATCGCCACCGGCCAGCCCGTGCGCATCACCGACCTCTTCCCACTCCAACCCGCCGCCCGGAGGCTTCATGAACTGGCCTGAGCGCATGCTGCCTGTCTGCCTATGCGGTTGGTCCGTCAGCCAAGTAAGCTCGATTGCCGGGAAATCGATCGAAATCAATTAGTGTTAACACGACCTGGAACACCTTCTCCAGGATGCCCGGATCGACCTGGTCGGCCTGAAGCGATGATCTCCTTTACTTGAAGCCGAAAAACATGAGCTTCCATTCATCGCTTTCCGGTGCGTAGCGAACGGGGGCGGCGTGGAAATCCGCAAAGACCACGTTCACTTTCGACTGGTGCCGGTCAGGCACTCGATCGGGGGAACGATAAAGGTGGTTGGGATAATTGATCGCATCGGCGTAGAGTATGGTTTGCGAGAGGAGTTGGGTTTTGCCGGCAGCTGCTCCTTGAAGTGCAACCGGACAGTTTTTGGGATCCACAACTTTCTCGGGCGTAAATCCGGCGAGTCCGTCGGCATTGATAGCGTAACCGAACTGCCCGCGAAAGAGTGTGTCCGGGGAAGAAATGGCGGCAGGACAGGTGTAAGGATTGCTGGCAAGGGAACCGACGACTTTGATTTCCAGACTGTTTACGTTTTCATACGCAACACTGAGATGGGGAACGATGTCCTTTGGCCAGTAATTAACTTGCGGATACGTATTTCTATTTTCCATCATGAACATGCTGGTGGCGATGCCAAGTTGCCGGAGATTGGAAATGCAACGGACCTGCGTGGCCTTTCCGCGGACCGAGGACACGGTCGCGAGTGTGATCGCGGCGAGGACTCCAATAATCGCAATGACAACCAGCAACTCGACCAGCGTGAAGCCCGTCGCCAGCCTTCGTGTCCGAAAAAGTGGCCGGTATGACTGAGCAAATGGCGGGGTGCAGGGAACGATGGGTTTTGCAGGCATAAGCAAAGTTTACCGGGAGAGGGGTGTGAAAGAGTGTCCGGAACCGGACTGGCCGACGAGGGCAGGCCTCCGTCGGCCAACAAACAAACGGGCCGGGATTCGGCTATCGTAAGATGCGGCGGCGACGCATGGAGACAACCAGCAGCAACGCAGGGAGGGCGGTCAGTAACGCTGCCGTGGATGGCTCGGGGATCGAAGAGAACGTAGAGGGAGCCGAATCGTAGAGACGAAAGAGATCGTAATCTATGTTCGAAGCTGTCGCGGAGGGATCGCCTCCGCCGAGCAATAACTGACTGTTGGCAAATCCGTTGCCCGCGATACTGGAGCTGATCTTGAAGGTGGCGGTAGATGCGGAGGGGAGCGACGCGCCGGTGATATCAATGGCATCGCCGTCGGCCTGGGTAAACAACTTCATCGTCACCCAGCCATCGTCATCCGTGCTGAACGTGAATCCGATATGATTTACCGCTCCGAACGTATAGGACAGCGGGGCGGAGATCTTGACGGAAGAGGAAGTGTTGCCGGTCGTCTTGTCGGTAAATGCAGCCCCTCCGCCAGCCAGCAGTTCCAGAGTGAACGTGGTGGCGCTGTTGGCATTCAGGACAAGGCGCAGGCCTGACGTATCCGTTGTACCGCGCCCCCTGGTGTCGATGGGGCGAAACCAGTTGACCTTGGAGGCGTCGGTCACGCTGTTGACCCGAAAGAACAAGTCGGCCCCGCCGTTGAGCACGACATTCGCTCCCGACACGGTGCTCATCGCCGCCCAGGAATTGGCTGCGCTGGTTGGCGTGAAGTCGGCGACATAGGAGGAGGTGGTGGCGCTCCCACTACCGTTATTGACGCGGTTGAGATAAGAGCCTTGGCCGAGGCTGTTGGTGTCCTCGATGGATGCGCTCCAGTTGGCGTCGCCGGCGTTCACGACACCGGTGCCTCCGATAGAAACGATCTGGCTGCTGCTGGCAAAGTCGGCCTCAAAGATGAGGGCGGCGCGGGTGGAGGGTATGGCAAACGCGGCCAGAAGAGCGGCGGCGGTGGATACGGCAATGGCCGATGATTGTATTTTATTTTTCATGGCAAATGGAAGGAATCCAATGGAATTGTGCGCT harbors:
- a CDS encoding dehydrogenase, coding for MSMKHRYAAVGTGGRIPMFIDPIADTYRDTSELVGLCDTSATRRRYHRDRLSRDYGIAPVPDYDAADFDRMLAEQKPGTVIVCTPDYTHHDYIVRALDSGCDVISEKPLTTTAENFAAIDAAIRRNPGRRLRTAFNYRWAPGATRVRQLVASGAIGTVKHVDFEYMLNTAHGADYFRRWHSYKKYSGGLLVHKSTHHFDLINWWIDAIPETVFAMGGLVFYGKQNALARGQEHLTRYPRYTGHPESEGDPFRMNLEGDPTLNALYRQAEADSGYIRDENVFRDGIDIEDSMSLTLRYRTGVMASYSLNAYCPCEGFRVSISGDAGRLDYTEQHAAHIITGDREIKHDPRAARGSTLCIQKLFGDPEEIPVIMPEGGHGGADPLIQEQMFSSTPPPDPDHRNAGHEQGAASLLVGAAANRSIATGQPVRITDLFPLQPAARRLHELA